CCCTCTGCACCTGGGATTTCGGGAACGCCACGGAAAAAGCCTGGTCCGTGCTGAACGCGGGGGGCAATGCCCTGGATGCATCCGAAGCAGGCGTCCGGGTGGAGGAGGCCAATGCAGGGAACCAGACGGTGGGGCTGGGCGGGCGGCCGGATCGGGACGGTTTCGTGACCCTGGATGCGTGCATCATGGATGCCAACGGAAATTGCGGCTCGGTAATGGGCCTGGAAGGCTACGTCCACCCGGTATCCGTGGCCCGGAAAGTGATGGAGGAAACCCCCCACGTCATCCTGATCGGGGAAGGTGCGGCCCAGTTTGCCCGGGACCAGGGTTTCGAAAAGCGGGAGTTGCTCACGGAAGCTTCCCGCAGCGATTGGGAGGAGTGGAAAGAGACCGCGGAATATCAACCCATTATCAATATCGAGAACCACGACACCATCGGCATGCTCTGCATGGACTGGGCCGGGGATATTTGCGGCGCCTGTACCACCAGCGGCCTGGCCTTTAAAATGCGGGGGCGCGTCGGGGATTCCCCGGTCATCGGCGCCGGGCTGTACGTGGACAATGAGGTGGGCGGGGCCACCGCCACCGGCCTGGGCGAGGAGGTAATCCGGACTGTGGGAAGTTTTTTGATCGTCGAACTGATGCGCCAGGGAATGTCCCCCCAGCAGGCCTGCGAAGAAGGCGTTCGCCGCATCATGGCAAAGAACCGGGGACGCACCGATTTCCAAATCGGGTTTATCGCCCTGAACAAACAGGGGCAAACCGGCGCGTATTGCATTCACCCCGGCTTCAGTTACCGGCTTTACAACGGGGAAGGACACCGGAACATCCCGAGCGAAACCTACCTGAAATCCTGAGAATCTTAGTAGTTTTAAACCACCATAAAACCGCCATCCATGTCTGAGAAAAAACGCCTGTTCCTGCTCGATGCCTATGCCTTGATCTTCAGGGGGTACTACGCGCTGATCAAGAATCCCCGCATCAATTCCAAGGGCATGGATACCTCGGCGATCATGGGGTTCATGAATTCGCTTTTCGACGTGATCCGCCGCGAACAACCCGACCACCTGGCCGTATGTTTCGACAAGGACGGCAGTGCGGAGCGCACTGAACTCTTCCCGGAATACAAGGCAAACCGGGACGAAACCCCGGATGCCATACGGGTAGCCGTCCCCTGGATCCAGGATATTCTCAAGGCCATGCACATCCCCTGCATTGAACGCAGCGGCCTGGAAGCGGACGACATCATCGGCACCCTGGCCCGCCAGGCCGAGGCGCAGGGATACCAGGTCTATATGGTCACCCCGGATAAGGATTTCGGGCAACTGGTGACCGAAAACACCTTTATGTACCGCCCGGCGCGCATGGGGAACGGAATTGAGATCTGGGGCATTCCCGAGGTCCAGAAACGCTTTGGGGTGGAGCGTCCCGAACAGGTGATCGACTATTTGGGGATGATGGGGGATGCCAGCGACAACATCCCGGGGTTCCCGGGGGTCGGCGACAAGACCGCCAAGAAATTCATCGACCAGTTCGGATCCCTGGAAGGCCTGCTTGAAAACACCGAACAGCTCAAGGGGAAGATGAAAGAGCGGATCATCGAAAACGCGGAGCTCGGCAAACTCTCCAAGAAACTGGCCACCATTTGCGTGGATTGCGACGTCACCTTTGACGAAAAAGACTTTGAACTGAGTATGCCGGACAGCCAGAAAGTACAGGAGCTGTTTGAAGAACTGGAATTTCGCAGGCTCCGGGACCAATTCCTCAAACTCTTTTCAGGGGAGACCGAGAGCGGCCCGGCCGTTGGCACCACGGAAACGGCAAAAAAACAAAACCGCGAAGCGGGCAGCGGGCAGTTTTCCCTCTTTGAGGCGGACGCCAAGGGGGAGCAGGTGGAAGCCTATTCGGGCCGTAAGACCATCAAAGATGTATCCCACCTCTACCAGGCCGTGGGAGACGGCATGGAGCGGAAATTATTCCTGAAAAGCCTCATGGCGCAAAACCGCGTTTGTTTTGACACAGAGACCACCTCCCTGGACCCGCTTGAGGCGGAGCTCGTGGGGATTGCCTTTAGCTGGGAGGCCCATAAAGGATTTTACCTGCCCGTACCGGAAGGCCGGGAAGCCGCTGGGGAAGTCCTCGAAGAACTCCGGCCGTTCTTTGAGTCGGACACCATTGAAAAAGTGGGGCAGAACCTCAAGTACGACATCAAGGTGCTCAGCACCTATGGAATTCCGGTACGGGGGCCGCTATTCGACACGATGCTGGCGCATTACCTGATCAACCCGGATATGCGGCACAACATGGACGTGCTGGCCGAAACCTACCTGAATTACACCCCGGTCCCCATCAGCGACCTGATCGGCAAAAAAGGCAAGAACCAACTGAGCATGCGGGACGTCCCCCTGGAGGACCAGACCGAGTACGCCGTGGAGGATGCGGATATCACGCTCCAGCTCGCCCAGCTCTTTGGGCCGGAACTCCGGGAGGCCCAGACCGAAGAACTTTTCAAGGAAATCGAAATCCCGTTGTTGCGGGTGCTGGCCGACATGGAGCTCGAGGGCATCAACCTGGATACGGGTTTTCTGGAGAAACTCTCCGGGGAGCTCGAAAAGGATATCGAAGGCCTGGTGGGAAAGATCTACGAAGCAGCCGGGGAAGAATTCAACATCGGGTCGCCCAAACAACTCGGGGAAATCCTCTTCGATAAAATGAAGCTGGTGGACAAACCCAAGAAAACGCGGACCGGGCAATACTCCACCGCGGAAGACGTGCTTTCCGGCCTGGCCAAGGAGCACGAAATTGTACAGATGGTCCTGGACTACCGGGGCCTGACCAAACTCAAGAGCACCTATGTGGATGCCCTGCCACAGCAGGTGGCGCCGTCCACCGGCCGGGTGCATACAGACTACATGCAGACCGTGGCGGCTACCGGCCGGCTGAGCAGCAACAACCCGAACCTGCAGAATATCCCGATCCGCACCGAACGGGGCCGGCAAATCCGGAAAGCTTTTATCCCGCGCAGCCCGGAGTACCAATTACTGGCCGCAGATTACTCCCAGATCGAACTCCGGATCATCGCGGCCCTGAGCGAGGAGGACACGATGATTGAATCCTTCAAACGGGGCGAAGACATCCACGCAGCGACCGCCGCCCAGGTATTCCAGGTCCCCCTGGAAGAGGTGACCCGGGAGCAGCGGTCGAACGCCAAAACGGTTAATTTCGGGATCATCTACGGGGTGTCAGCCTTTGGGCTGAGCAACCAGACGAACCTCAGCCGCACCGAGGCCAAGGAATTGATCGACACGTATTACAAAACGTACCCGAAACTTCGGAACTATATCAGCGACCAGATCGATTTTGCCCGGGAGCACGGCTACGTACAGACCGTCCTGGGCCGCCGTCGCTACCTCAAGGACATCAATGGCAGCAACGCCGTGGTTCGGGGTGCTGCCGAGCGGAACGCCGTCAACGCCCCGATTCAGGGAAGCGCGGCCGACATTATCAAGATTGCGATGATCCGGATCTACCAAAAGCTGCGGGAAGGCAACTTCAAAACCCGGATGCTCCTGCAGGTCCACGACGAACTGGTCTTTGACTGCTACCGGGGAGAAGCCGATACGGTGAGCGCCCTGATCAAATCGGAGATGGAGAGCGCCTATGAACTCGCCGTCCCCCTGGTAGTGGATATGGGCTTCGGGGAAACCTGGCTGGAAGCGCATTAGGCGCGTGTCCCCCTATTTTAATCGAAGGAAAAATTGTAGGTAATCGCAAAGAGCGGGCTGTTCAGCACGGATAGTTCGTAGGCACCCAGCGGGCTTTCCAGGAAGATATCGCCGAATTCGCCCCCCTGGCGCTGGGAGTAGAACAGGTTGAAGGGGTTCCGCCGGCCGTACACGTTGTAAATGGTAAAGGTCCAGTCCCCCACCCAGCGGCGGTCCAGTTTTTTACCGTACCGGACCGTCCAGGAGAAATCCAGGCGGTGGTAGGGCCTCAGGCGGGCATTGTTCCGGTCCAGGAAAATCGGGATATCGATATCCTGGTATCTGAAGACGCTGTTCGGGGCTGAATAGGGCCGCCCGGACTGCAATGTAAAATTAAAGCTCCAGGTGTTGTACAGGTCGCCCTCAAAGTTAACCGTGCTGTTGAATACATGGGGGCGGTCAAATTCCGAGGGGTACCAATCGTTGTCGTTGATCCGTTCGCGGAGCCCCGTGCCGTTACTGCGCAGGAAGCTCCTGGCGTAGGTATAATTCAGCCAGCCGTTGACCTTCCCCTCGGGTTTGCGGAAGCTGAGTTCCACCCCATAGGCTTTCCCGTCGGCCTGGATCACTTCCCGCTGCAGGTAGGGCTCCAGGAAAAAATCCGCGCCTGCCTTGTAGGTCAGGTTATTCCGGGACGCGCGGTAGTATCCCTCCAGGGAAATTTCCATCTCGTTGTCCGCGAGCCCCTGATAGATCCCCAGCCCGAAGGCATCGCTCTGTTGCGGGCCGATGAGCGGGTCGGAGGTCTTCCATCGGGAGGTGGGAAGCGGGGTGGTGGTATTGTACAGGTTTTGCAGGTACTGATTCAGCCGGGCGTAACTGGCCTTGACGGAGGTGAACTCCCCCAGGGAGTAATTCAGGCCCAGACGGGGTTCCAACCCATTGTATGTCTTGACTCCTGCCCCGTCCTCGAAGAATGTGGTGGCGATCAGGTTTCCGGTATCCGGGTCGAAGGCGGGCTGGGAAAACGGGCCCACCAATACAAAATGGTTGAGTCGCAACCCGGCGGAAAGCGACAGGTTTTCCAGGGGGGACCAGTTCAGGTTGGCGTAGGCCCCGAACTCATAGCTGTGCTCGGATTGCAGTTCCACCGGGTTGATGCTGTTGCCGGAACCCGGGTCCAGGCTGCCGGGTGCTATCCGGTACCGGGCTGCCTGCAAACCGGCATACCAGTCCAGTCCCTCGCCTACAAAGCGCTGGTATTCCGAGTTCAGGCTCAGATAGCGGACAGAGGAATTATACCGTATCTCATTGTCGCTTTCGGCTTCGGGGAAAATGTTTTCCGGCTGGTAATCCGAGGCTACCAGGATGTTGCGCAAGGTAGAGGAATCATCCAATACATGGGTCCATGCCAGGGTGCCGTTCAGGGTCCGGAACTTATACTGGTTATTCGCAGCATTGATATCCTGAATACGGGTGATCAGGTCCAGCTGGTAAAAATCCCAGGAATAGAACCCGGTCAGGGCCACCTGGTCGTTTTCCCCCGCCAGCCAGAGCAGTTTCATCGTGGCGTCGTGGAAGCGCGCCCGGGTATTGTCCAGCCGTTCGGAAAATAATGGCAGCAGGAAGTCCGTAAAACCGGCCCGCCCCCCGAGGGACAAATTCAGCTTGTCCTTTATGAGGGGGGTCTCAATAGCCAGGCGCGACGAGACCAGGCCCACCCCCCCATTCAGCTTGAATTTGGACGGGAAGGGGTTCCGCGTCTTGACGTCCAGGACAGAGCTCGTCCGTCCGCCAAACCGCGCCGGTATGTTCGCCCGGTACAGGTCTACCTGGGAGATTACCTCCGGCGTGAATACGGAAAACAACCCGAACAGGTGGGTCGGGTTAAATACCGGGGCGTAGTCGTAGAGGATCAGGTTCTGGTCCAGGGACCCTCCGCGAACCGACAACCCGTTGCTGATCTCCCCGGCATTATTGACCCCCGGCAGGAGCGTCATGCCCCGCAACACGTCGAATTCCCCGGCGGCCATGGGAATCTTTTTGATTTCCTGCATCTCGAGTTCCAGGGCCCCCATCTGGGGCGATTCCAGGTTCTCGGCAATCCGTCGGGCCCGCAAAACCACTTCGGACAGCTCCTCGGCTTGCTCCTGCATCCGCACTACCAGGTCCACGGATTCGCGAAGGTCCACCTGCCGCTGTACCCCCTGGAAACCCAGGTAGAAGAATTCCACTGAATAACTCCCCTGTGGAAGGACCCTGGAATAGCGCCCGTCCCGGTCGGTTATCCCCCCGCAGCGGCATTCCCGGATGGCTACCTGTACCCCTTCCAGCGGGGCGTTTCCCGCCGCATCCAGCACCTGTACGGAGAGGGTGGCTTCCCGCTGCTGGGCATTTGCAGGCGCAAGGCAGAAGAGGAGCAGGAGAATGCACCCAAGGTGGCTCCTGAATTGGCTGCAGGTATGTCCGGCTGGCTTGTTCATTCCGGCCATCCTTCGGGTTCGACTGCCGTGCGGTAGGGTCCAGAAAGACAGGGGGCGCTGGAGGTAACGGGCGGGGGCACCGACCCGTATTCCTCGGCTTGTCCTACGATCCGATCTTCCAGTTGGGCTTCTTCCAGGCCAATCCGTTCGATAAAAACGTCCCGGGACACCTGGGCGGCTGCGGTAAACCGCCCCAGGACATACTCGTCCGGGTTGTCCGGGTTGTACAGGTTGCCCAGGAGGGCCGCGGGTAGCGGGGCGTTGAAGCCTGAGTTGTTGTCCACCAGGTCCTTCAGCGTCTTGTAATACCGGTAGGCATCCCGGCCCAGGGTATATTGCTGCAGTTTAACGAGGACGTTGCGCTTTTGGTACAGGAGGATATCGGCCACCGGCAGGCCCGTGGTGGTGGTCCCGTCGGAGAATTCATCCGAGTACACCTCTACCCGGTCGTTGTAGCGGATCTGCCAGCAGGCATCCTCGCAACTGTAGGTGTAGTATTCCTTCAGGGGCGGGCCCGGGCGATCCGGGTCCGGGGTAAAACACTCGCCGTCCCGGTAGACGGAATAATTGTAACAGATGTGGCAATACACCAATTGCTCATAACTGCGGAACTGCCAGAAATAATAGTTTTCCTCCCCCGCAGGATCTGAAAAAGTTACCGAAAGCCGATGCCCGGGGACCTCCCGGTCGTAGTCTTCCGCAAATACGAGCTGCGGGTCGTAGGATACCGATACCTCCCGGATGGGCACAGGCGCTACAGGGCTCTCGGCTGTGGAAAAGTAACGGCGTCCGTCTGCCAGTTCAACCCGGAGTTGCCACTGCTCGCCGATTCGCACTGCAAAATCAGCCGGCGGCAGGTACCGGTCCCCGGATTCGAACAACACTACTTCACGGCCGTCCGGACTGCGGATAAACCGCACATCGGCCCCCTCCAGGAATTCATTCGTCTGCCGGCCAAAAGATTCCCCGGATTCAAAAACCTGGACATAGGAGGCGCCGGGGTCATTAGATGCAAAGGCATCGATATAGACAAGCCCCTCCCGGTAGCTGAATTCCGGGTCCACGGGATCCGTACATCCGGCCAGGCTCCAAAGCAGCAGGAAAATAACAGGGATTCCGCCGAGAATTCGCGGAAACAGGGTTGGCATTCAGTTAGGTTTGTTTGGACTAAAAATAAGGCTTAATGCTTCTGCGGGATATGCGCCAAAAGTTAAAAAGAGTTAAATGTGTGGTTTTAACACGAAATGAATTACAGCGCAAACCGGTAAGTGGCCTTGAGCAGCAGGATATTGCGCGGTTGCGTTTCCCCGAAGATATTCGATTCCAGACTGCCCAGCAGGGCTGCGGCCGGGTCCCCGGAAGCGGTCAGGTCCTGGGACCAGACCAGGAACAATTCGGACCCGGGTACGTACTCCCACCGAAGTACCAGGTTGGACCGGAACTGTATAAAGGAAAAATCCGGGTCCCCGAAGGTGAAATCCACCGTCCCGTCCTGCGCCCGGTCTACGGAATACACCCCGTCCTCAAAGGTGATCTGCCCAGGGCCAAAGGGGGTAATCCGCTCGGCTATCTGCGGGGCCAGCGGGTTTGAAATATGTTTAAATTCCGAATAGCGGCCCCGGGATATAAAGGGTTGCCCCCAATACTGCAGGGTGAGGTTCGGGTTGATTGTATAATTGACCCGCAGCGACATGGACAGCGTGCGCTGCTCGATTGTGCCATTCAGGTATACCGGCTCTCCCCCGCTGACCAGGTTGTCGATATACTGGAGTTTGTCGTTGTTCAGCTCAAAGCCCGGGTAAGCGGAAATCCGCAGGGCGTTGAATGGCTGATAGGTAAACCCGCCTTCCACATAATAGTAATCCCGGGACCCGTCCAGGGCCTGCGAGCCGTTCTGGAAAATGTTAAACCGGAGCTTCTTCCTGCTGTCCGTATTGATGCCATTCCAGAAACTGATGCTGGCGGATTGCCGGAGGCGCGGCCCGCCCCTCAGGGCGAAATTGTCGTATTGGAGTGGCCGGAAGGTGAGCCCGAGGTTCGTGAACCAGTTGCCTGCCCAATTCTGCCAACTGTTTGTGTTGAAAGCCACCAGGTTGTGGTTCCCCGCAAAATCCCAGGCGCTCCAGTGGTTGTAGTTAATCCCCACCCGCCTGAAGGTTTTATCCGGTTTCAGGGTTTGGTAGCCCACCCAGGTATAATGGCGGATGTCGTCCGCCTGCCGCTGAAAGCCGATATCGTTGAGTTCCAGTTCCGGGGAACGCCAGGTGGCCCCGCTCTCAAAACGCCAATGCCCGTTGCCCACCTTGCCCAACTGCAGGTTGCCCCCGGTTCCCGTCAGGGAAGTCCTGGCCGGGTCTACATCCACATGGTCCGCCCCCACGCGCTGGAACAAATGCGCAATGGATTCCTGCGTCCTGAGAATGGCGGCCTCGCTGCCGCTGACATGGCTCCACACCAGACTGCCCCCCAGGTACCAGTCGCGGTTGTTCCACTGGTGCTTAAAATCCACCCCACCCGTATAGGCCGCCTCGTGCAACCATTCCAGGGTTTCCGGCAGGGCTTCCCGGTTGGTGGCCGTAACGATGGTGCCCACGTAGGTGTCCCCTTCGTTGAAATCCTTCTGGACCCGCCCCACCAGGTAATTGGTGAGGGGTTCCACCACTTCGCGCCGACGCTGCCCCGCATTGTCGATTACTGCAGACCGCCGCGCCGTCAGGCTCTCGAGCAGGCCCACAGACCAGCCGTCGCGTGTCTTGCCGCTGAATTTTGCCGCGCCGAGGATGGGCGTGGTGGCCGGCTGGTCCACGAATTCCCCCTCGGCCGTCTCGGGAAACCCCTGGGGGCTCCGTCCAATCCGGCGGGAATAAAACACATTGTCCGAGCCAAAGGTGTTGCCCGCCTGGGACGGGGACACCGGATAGTCAAAGATGTTTTTGTTCTCGATAAAAAACGGGCGCTGTTCGCGGAAAAAAATCTGGAAACCGTCCAGCGCAATAGCCGACGGATCGGCTTCCACCTGGCCAAAGTCCGGGTTGATGGTCAAGTCCAGGGTCAGGTCGTTGGTTATGCCAATCTTGGCATCCAGCCCCCCGGTAAGACCGGTTTCGCTCCCGTCTTCAAAGGGGTTGCCCGCCTGGGGATCAAACGTCTCGCTCCTGGCCACCGTGTAGGGTTGGATCTCCAACTGGTTTTGCGACTCGATATTCCTCAACCCCGTGAGCAGGCCGAATTCGCTGGTAAATCCCGGGGTGTCCACGGGGAGGCGCTGCCAGACAGACCGCTCTTCATCCCGGAAAAACCG
This genomic window from Robiginitalea biformata HTCC2501 contains:
- a CDS encoding TonB-dependent receptor; this encodes MNKPAGHTCSQFRSHLGCILLLLFCLAPANAQQREATLSVQVLDAAGNAPLEGVQVAIRECRCGGITDRDGRYSRVLPQGSYSVEFFYLGFQGVQRQVDLRESVDLVVRMQEQAEELSEVVLRARRIAENLESPQMGALELEMQEIKKIPMAAGEFDVLRGMTLLPGVNNAGEISNGLSVRGGSLDQNLILYDYAPVFNPTHLFGLFSVFTPEVISQVDLYRANIPARFGGRTSSVLDVKTRNPFPSKFKLNGGVGLVSSRLAIETPLIKDKLNLSLGGRAGFTDFLLPLFSERLDNTRARFHDATMKLLWLAGENDQVALTGFYSWDFYQLDLITRIQDINAANNQYKFRTLNGTLAWTHVLDDSSTLRNILVASDYQPENIFPEAESDNEIRYNSSVRYLSLNSEYQRFVGEGLDWYAGLQAARYRIAPGSLDPGSGNSINPVELQSEHSYEFGAYANLNWSPLENLSLSAGLRLNHFVLVGPFSQPAFDPDTGNLIATTFFEDGAGVKTYNGLEPRLGLNYSLGEFTSVKASYARLNQYLQNLYNTTTPLPTSRWKTSDPLIGPQQSDAFGLGIYQGLADNEMEISLEGYYRASRNNLTYKAGADFFLEPYLQREVIQADGKAYGVELSFRKPEGKVNGWLNYTYARSFLRSNGTGLRERINDNDWYPSEFDRPHVFNSTVNFEGDLYNTWSFNFTLQSGRPYSAPNSVFRYQDIDIPIFLDRNNARLRPYHRLDFSWTVRYGKKLDRRWVGDWTFTIYNVYGRRNPFNLFYSQRQGGEFGDIFLESPLGAYELSVLNSPLFAITYNFSFD
- a CDS encoding DUF4249 domain-containing protein; the encoded protein is MPTLFPRILGGIPVIFLLLWSLAGCTDPVDPEFSYREGLVYIDAFASNDPGASYVQVFESGESFGRQTNEFLEGADVRFIRSPDGREVVLFESGDRYLPPADFAVRIGEQWQLRVELADGRRYFSTAESPVAPVPIREVSVSYDPQLVFAEDYDREVPGHRLSVTFSDPAGEENYYFWQFRSYEQLVYCHICYNYSVYRDGECFTPDPDRPGPPLKEYYTYSCEDACWQIRYNDRVEVYSDEFSDGTTTTGLPVADILLYQKRNVLVKLQQYTLGRDAYRYYKTLKDLVDNNSGFNAPLPAALLGNLYNPDNPDEYVLGRFTAAAQVSRDVFIERIGLEEAQLEDRIVGQAEEYGSVPPPVTSSAPCLSGPYRTAVEPEGWPE
- a CDS encoding isoaspartyl peptidase/L-asparaginase family protein, whose product is MHRRKFLKNSSLGSAGLIGAATLAGCRDHPASHGEANLAGTPPAPGPVALCTWDFGNATEKAWSVLNAGGNALDASEAGVRVEEANAGNQTVGLGGRPDRDGFVTLDACIMDANGNCGSVMGLEGYVHPVSVARKVMEETPHVILIGEGAAQFARDQGFEKRELLTEASRSDWEEWKETAEYQPIINIENHDTIGMLCMDWAGDICGACTTSGLAFKMRGRVGDSPVIGAGLYVDNEVGGATATGLGEEVIRTVGSFLIVELMRQGMSPQQACEEGVRRIMAKNRGRTDFQIGFIALNKQGQTGAYCIHPGFSYRLYNGEGHRNIPSETYLKS
- a CDS encoding DUF5916 domain-containing protein; the protein is MTRFSTALLCSLGVIALSRGQDTAEIPEPEPPASAVTADEVPRRNYITAAIGAESVPVIDGTLDETVWNQVEWAGDFIEQRPDENTPPAQQTQFKILYDAKNLYVGIRAFDTEPDKIVKRLSRRDGFDGDWVGIFIDSYHDKRTSFGFIVSAAGVKGDVFGSNNGNNEDDTWNPIWYVKTRTDAAGWTAEMRIPMSQLKFSEAPEQVWGLQVMRRFFRDEERSVWQRLPVDTPGFTSEFGLLTGLRNIESQNQLEIQPYTVARSETFDPQAGNPFEDGSETGLTGGLDAKIGITNDLTLDLTINPDFGQVEADPSAIALDGFQIFFREQRPFFIENKNIFDYPVSPSQAGNTFGSDNVFYSRRIGRSPQGFPETAEGEFVDQPATTPILGAAKFSGKTRDGWSVGLLESLTARRSAVIDNAGQRRREVVEPLTNYLVGRVQKDFNEGDTYVGTIVTATNREALPETLEWLHEAAYTGGVDFKHQWNNRDWYLGGSLVWSHVSGSEAAILRTQESIAHLFQRVGADHVDVDPARTSLTGTGGNLQLGKVGNGHWRFESGATWRSPELELNDIGFQRQADDIRHYTWVGYQTLKPDKTFRRVGINYNHWSAWDFAGNHNLVAFNTNSWQNWAGNWFTNLGLTFRPLQYDNFALRGGPRLRQSASISFWNGINTDSRKKLRFNIFQNGSQALDGSRDYYYVEGGFTYQPFNALRISAYPGFELNNDKLQYIDNLVSGGEPVYLNGTIEQRTLSMSLRVNYTINPNLTLQYWGQPFISRGRYSEFKHISNPLAPQIAERITPFGPGQITFEDGVYSVDRAQDGTVDFTFGDPDFSFIQFRSNLVLRWEYVPGSELFLVWSQDLTASGDPAAALLGSLESNIFGETQPRNILLLKATYRFAL
- the polA gene encoding DNA polymerase I; amino-acid sequence: MSEKKRLFLLDAYALIFRGYYALIKNPRINSKGMDTSAIMGFMNSLFDVIRREQPDHLAVCFDKDGSAERTELFPEYKANRDETPDAIRVAVPWIQDILKAMHIPCIERSGLEADDIIGTLARQAEAQGYQVYMVTPDKDFGQLVTENTFMYRPARMGNGIEIWGIPEVQKRFGVERPEQVIDYLGMMGDASDNIPGFPGVGDKTAKKFIDQFGSLEGLLENTEQLKGKMKERIIENAELGKLSKKLATICVDCDVTFDEKDFELSMPDSQKVQELFEELEFRRLRDQFLKLFSGETESGPAVGTTETAKKQNREAGSGQFSLFEADAKGEQVEAYSGRKTIKDVSHLYQAVGDGMERKLFLKSLMAQNRVCFDTETTSLDPLEAELVGIAFSWEAHKGFYLPVPEGREAAGEVLEELRPFFESDTIEKVGQNLKYDIKVLSTYGIPVRGPLFDTMLAHYLINPDMRHNMDVLAETYLNYTPVPISDLIGKKGKNQLSMRDVPLEDQTEYAVEDADITLQLAQLFGPELREAQTEELFKEIEIPLLRVLADMELEGINLDTGFLEKLSGELEKDIEGLVGKIYEAAGEEFNIGSPKQLGEILFDKMKLVDKPKKTRTGQYSTAEDVLSGLAKEHEIVQMVLDYRGLTKLKSTYVDALPQQVAPSTGRVHTDYMQTVAATGRLSSNNPNLQNIPIRTERGRQIRKAFIPRSPEYQLLAADYSQIELRIIAALSEEDTMIESFKRGEDIHAATAAQVFQVPLEEVTREQRSNAKTVNFGIIYGVSAFGLSNQTNLSRTEAKELIDTYYKTYPKLRNYISDQIDFAREHGYVQTVLGRRRYLKDINGSNAVVRGAAERNAVNAPIQGSAADIIKIAMIRIYQKLREGNFKTRMLLQVHDELVFDCYRGEADTVSALIKSEMESAYELAVPLVVDMGFGETWLEAH